AGAACGCGGCAAAATAGCACCTGAAGATGTTGACTTACTAATTATTGCCACCGATACTCCCGAGTATATTTCTCCTTCAACAGCAGCAAAAGTGCAGCATTTGCTTGGCTTGAAAAATGCAGGCAGCTTTGATGTAAATACTGCTTGTGCCGGGTTTGTCACTGCACTGGATATGGGTTCGAAATACATACGGGCTGACGAAAACTACAACACTGTACTTGTGATCGGCGCCTACGCCATGAGCAAGTACCTGAACATGACTGATAAAAAAACCGTCACGCTTTTTGCAGATGGCGCCGGAGCCGTCATCCTGAAATCTACAACTGACACTCAAAGAGGTTTTCTGAGCAGCGAGTTGATTACGCATGGGGAATATGAGGGATATATGGGCATTTATGCAGGCGGTACTTATCAACCTTTAAGCGAAAAGGTGCTGACCAATAAAGATCACCTGCTAAAGTTTGTAACAAAATTCCCAAAGGAACTTAATCCGCGGATGTGGAGCATGATGATCCGGACACTTTGTGACCGGATTGGTGTTCAACCAAATGATATTGATCACTTTTTTATGACCCAGATCAACATCAACAGCATCTGGGAAACGATGGACATGCTGGAAGTTGACAGAAGCAAGGCCACCACCATCATGCATTATTATGGTTATACTGGTTCAGCCTGTATTCCCATTGCACTGCATGAAGCCGATAAACAAGGAAAAATTAAACCTGGCAACCTGCTTATGTTTATTGGATCAGGAGGAGGACTGGCGTTTGCAAGTGCGGCGTTTCGAATGTGAATTACATGAGACAAGAAACAAGAGGCAAGAAATAAGAGACAAGGGACGAAGGACGAAGGACGGAGAGACGGAGAGACGGAGAGATGGGGAGATGGAGAGACTGAGACATGAGGAGATAATCAATCAGCAACAATTGTATTACAACAGTATAACAATTGTTTGACCCAAATCAAGTAACCAGCAACAAGAAACAAGCAACTAGCAACCAGCAACAAACAATGGCCTCATCAGCTCAAATAACCGGCGCATGGATCCTTGTCATACTTTACATGACTGGTATCCTTATTCTTGTTTTCCGTGGAGCCGCAAAAACCAAAAGCATCAGCGATTACGCACTGGGCAATATCCTTTTCAGCCCGGTAGCAGTAGGTTTATCGCTGGCAGCCTCAATGACAAGCGCAGCAACATTTGTCATAAACCCGGGGTTTATTGCAAATTATGGAATTAGCGGCTTCCTTTCGTATGGGGTGTTTTTGCCGTTGGCCGCAGTTATGTCACTTATTGTGCTTACAAAGAATTTCAGGAAATACGGCCAAACCGTGAGGGCGCTCACCCTGGCTCAATGGATAGGCGATCGCTACAACAACAAAGGCTATGCTTTTTTCATGGGTTTACTCGCATTGCTGCTAATCACTTTCATTGTGCTCATTGTGGTCGCACTTTCAAAGGTAATTTCAAGCGCACTGAACGTGAATGAAATTTATGTCATGGTATTTATAGTGCTTTTTGTATTCGGCTACATGATGTTTGGCGGTGCAAATTCAATGGTTTACACAAATACTATTCAGGCAATCATTATGCTCGTAGTTGCTGTGATCCTGCTCACTTCAGGATATAAGCACTTTAGCGATGGTTTCAATGGATTTTTCCAGAAATTATTGGATATTGATCCGGCTCTTGTTAATGTTCCAAATCCTGGCAGTCCGTTGTTCCGTAATCTCTATGAAATTATTTTTGCCCAGATTGTGGTGGGAATAGCCATTGTTGTTCAGCCACATATTATCACCAAATCATTGCTGCTCAAAAAAGAAAGCGATGTGAACCGTTTCCTGGCAACGGCTGTAATTGCCGAAATGATCTTTTTCTTTGTCGTGTTTGCAGGTTTATACGCACGCCTTACTTTCCCCGATCTCACTGCAGATGGCGTTCCTCTTCCTGTGGATGGCATCATTCCGGCTTATGTGGTAAAGATTTTTGCAGGAGGCAGTTTGTCGGTCGTGATTGGAATATTTGTGGTTCTGGGTTTGATCTCGGCAGGAATGTCAACACTCGAAGGATTGGTTCAATCGGTTTCAACCACCATTACTTCTGATATTATTAAACCTATTGTTGGGAAGGATCGTCTGAACGACCGCAGCCTGGTGATTATCAACAAGGCCGCGATAGTTTTGCTGGCAGTTATAACAATTTTCCTGTCGTACCGGCAACTGATCAGCCCGAAGTTAAGTGTGGGTATTTTCGCACAAAATGGAGTTTACGCGTATTTCTCTGCAGCTTTCATTCCCGTAATTTTTGGAATTTTTGTGAAGGATGCTAAGATACAGGCTCCGCTTATTGCAAGTATCACAGCAATAATGGTCCATTTCTCCGTTTATTACATCCTGCCGGCTGGTGTAAATGCCTATGGATGGCATTTCGGAGCTTTTACACAGTTTCTTGAAGGAAGTGTCCGCAACCCTGCGATCGCATCTTCCTCGGCAATAGTTGCTTCAAGTATCGTTGGAATATTGGTTTATTTGGTTCAACGCAGTAAAAAAGATAAAGTACAAAGTCTATGATAGCCGTTTTTGATTGGTTTGAGCGCTGGGCAGATTACACTCCCGATAAAGTTGCGGCTTCAGAATACGAAACCGGCAGGGAATTTACCTATGCCCAAATTCACAACCTTTCAGGCCATATTGCTTTTTGGTTCGAAAAAGAGTTAAATTTAGGCAAGGGAGATAGAATAGCCATGCTGGCCGAGAACTGCCTTGAATATATTGCCCTGTTTGCCGTAGCACAAAAAACAGGTGTGATACTCGTGCCCCTTAATTACAGGCTTACGGAAATGGAGCTTGATCACTTGCTTTCGGACTGCGAACCCACACTTGCAATTGTTGAAGAAAAATTCATTCCTAAAGTGCAGAACAGCTCTCGTTATGGTGAGATCCGTTTAAAGGTTCGCATGGAAGATTTTTCTCAGCGATGTAATTCACTGATAGCCTCTGGCGAAACAAGTAATTATAAGAGCCGGGAACTCCATGAAAACGATCCGGTTTTTCTTATATTCACTTCCGGAACCACAGCTTTTCCGAAGGGTTCGGTTTACACCCACAAAATGCTGTTCTGGAACAGCATCAACACGCAAATGCGCCTTGATCTTACTTCATCCGACCGCTCAATAAACTGCGCACCACCGTTTCACACCGGAAGCTGGAACGTACTTGAAACGCCTTTCCTGCATCATGGAGCATATACGTTGATGATGAAGAACTTTAATGCAGATGTCGTACTTGATGCACTTGAAAAATACGAGCTTACAATCTTCTGGGCAGTGCCTACCATGCTCAAAATGATGGCCGACTCAGCTGTTTTTGAAAAAGCAGACCTTGCAAAAGTAAGGTATGTTATAGTCGGCGGAGAAGCCATGCCCATACCCCTGATTGAAAAGTGGCATCAAAAAGGAATTCTGGTCAGGCAGGGTTACGGGCTAACTGAAGTAGGCCCTAATGTAACATCGCTGAACCATCAGGATGCCATACGCAAACAAGGTTCCATTGGCAAACCCAACTTTTATTACCAGGTTAAACTGGTGGATGAACAAAATATTGAAAGTCCTCCCGGTGAAACGGGTGAGTTTGTTATTAAGGCGCCTACCGTCACACCCGGTTACTGGAACAATGAAGAAGCTACACGGAATACCATTGTGGATGGATGGTTTCACACCGGCGACCTGATGCGGTGCGATGAAGAAGGTTACTATTATGTGGTTGACCGTCTTAAGAATATGTATATCTCTGGAGGTGAAAATGTTTACCCCGCCGAAGTAGAACGAGTCCTTCTCACCCACCCTGCCGTGGAAGCGGTAATAATTACAGGCGTTCCAGATGAAAAATGGGGTGAATCGGGCAAGGCTTTTGTGGTCAGAAAAAAGGGGATAGAGGTAAGTGAAGAAATGCTGATCAACTATTGCCGCGAGCGGATGGCAAAATACAAAATCCCGAAGTACGTTGATTTTCTTGACGAATTACCGAAGAATGATGCAGGAAAGATTGACCGGAAAAAACTTAAAAATTAGGTTCACACAACATTATAAACATTTTATATTATCAAATTAAATTTTCAATTTTCCATTATCACTTAAATCTTTAAAATCATGAAAACAAAAATGTTCGGGCTTTTAGCCATGTTCCTTGCAGCAAGCATCCTTGTACTCAACGGATGTAAAAAAGACGATGAAGAACCACCAACAATGGTTGAAATCACAGTATCAGCCGACAATGCAACGATTTCAGTTGTATTTAGCGAAGGCGTTTACAGCATGAACGACAAAACCGGCGCACTTGATGGTGATTCGTTTGATGTTACCATAACCGGTGGAGTTGCTACATATGGCGGCTCCTACACAGTCCAGCATACTGCTGGTACAGCCCAGGCTTCAATCAATCTAACATTGAACGGTGTTGCTACCGGACAGGAAACTGTAACTGTAAAACCAAAAACAGCTTCAAGTATTTATAACGCTGCAGGTGAAGCTATGGAGACAACACAAACCCTCTCTGCAAACCTTAAGGATACCGGTATTATTGGAAGATGGTATTCATCAGGAACCAATGTTGCGGTATTACTTGCTGCCATTGGAATTGACTCGATTTATGCAGAGTTCAAAGCCGACAACACTTATATTGTTGAATCTTTCACTGCCGACCTTTCAAAAACCACCCTCACAGGTAACTATGTACAGGCAAGATCAGCCACCGGAAATATCTGGGACATCACCGTTAACCAGAACACTCCCAATTCTTTGACAAGTGTTGGAATTTTTGAAGTTACCTCAGGTGCTCAAACCACAATGAAATACGAAGTAGCACAAACTGAGCCTAACATTCCCGGAGTTACACCTCCAACCGCGGCCGCCGGATTCGGAAGCACCAGTGCTGGCGCTTACCAGAACTGGAATGTGCAGACTTATATTAAAATGAACTAATCATTTTTATAGCCATCGCAGTTTTGTCCCAGTTATCAGAACACTAACAACTACCAAACTGCGATGGCTTTTTCACCATTAAACCACGCTTATGATGAAAAGCATTACGCATCTTTTTGCTATCTGTTTGTTAACCTGCTCACTTCAAAGTGTTGCCCAAAACCCATCCATCAGGTATTTCGAACACGAGATTCCGAAGAAAGCAAACAAAGAATTGCAGTTTTTTGCTTTCTACATCAACCAGGGAGTCACGTCTAATTTTTATCCCAGCAGCGAATTTCTTCGCGGACAAGTGGTAGGAAGGCTATTTGGCAAGAACACCACCACAACCTCCGACACAGCCATGTCGGTATACATTGAGCAGCGCATTATCCCATTCTTCATTTATCAGCCCAACCTCTTTAATGGCAGGGCCATTTTGCGAGCCTCATTTGAAATTGACTGGACCTGGGGTGACGTTGCGTACGGAACCGGCGGCAACCTTGGAGGAGCCGTCTCAGCCGACCAGGTAAACATTCAAACCCAGAATATTGAACTGGAGTTGATTCCATGGCGGGGCTGGACGGTTAACCTTGGGCTTCAGCGAATGTTTGATACACCTTATAATCCTTACCGCACACTTTTCGATAAGATGACACAAACCGGTTATCGCCTTGCATATTTCGGAACCGATGCGGTTGGAATCAGTTTCCGTCATGATCGCGACTTTGCCCGATACAAAATAGGTTACTACAAATTTTACGAAAATGACATCTATCGCGACGATGATGTGAACATGTTCGAAGCCATTGCTGAAACTGCGGTGAATAACAAATGGAAGCTTGGTGGATCAATATATTACGTGCGCGACCGTTCCGAAGGAAAAGGCGGGGTATCCATCCTTGGCCAGGGACTTAACTCATTGCTTAACGAGTACAACGGCACTTTCAAATTCAAGTTTGGCGCCGATCCGTATAAAGCGGATGTGGCATGGCTCGGAGCTTTCTTCAGCCGCAATACTGATTACATGTTAGATCGCCTTCACCTTACCGGTTTTTTCAACTACAACCTTGGCAGTGCAAGTATCAGAAAGCCAACCGGATGGGAAAAAGGTGCTGATATCGGTGGGTTCGCGGCCAATTTCAAAACTGTTTACCGCTATGGCCAAACCCTCGACGACCATGTAAAACTTGATCTTATTTATGCTTCCGGCGATGACAACGGCATCAACGACAAGAAATACAGCGGTGTCATGACCGGTAATATGTGGGGATCGCCAGCCAGCATTTTTATCAGCAGCGGCGCTTATATCCTTATGCCTCATGGAAATGTTGTGAACCGTTACACACCGGCAGTTGCTGACATGAGCAACATGGGTTATGGTCTGAGCGCTGCAACCTTAACATTCGCACGAAGTGTTATTCCTCATCGGTTTACTGTTAAAGTTGGTGGGGCAACAGCTTTCAGCAATTCAGCACCCCTGGCAGGAGGTAGTTATATCGGATCAGAAGCCAATGCGGCACTCATCTATAATATAGGAACCTTTATGAGCCTTGAACTTCATGGCGCTTACATGTGGCTGGGCGATTTCTACGACAGTGCCGACGAGCGTTATGGCGCAGCGGTGAATGGAGGAACCTATGGCTTGAGGCCGGTTAACCCGTGGACGACATTCATTGTATATAAATGGCTGTTGTTCTGATTCATGAATAAAACCAGAAAGGAGTTAAAAATGAAAAAGATAATTTTGTTAGCATTCACTGGCTTTATTTTCATGATGCCGAACTTAACGTCAATGGCGCAGAAAATGAAACGATCAAATAATAAAAGTTTTATGAACGCTCCCTCATTCAATAGTTTTGAGGACATACCCTATCCGTTTGCTGTTAAAAAAGTGAAGGTAAGCCCCGATGTTGAGATTGCCTACGCTGACGAAGGTTCGGGCACTGAAACCATCATTTTTATTCACGGATTGGGAAGCTACTTGCCAGCCTGGAAAAAGAACATTGAAGTTTTGAAAACCGATTTTCGTTGCATCGCGATTGACCTTCCAGGCTATGGAAAATCATCAAAACTTCCTCACGATGGAACCATGACTTATTATGCTGGCATTGTAAGCCAGTTTATTGAGAAACTGGATCTCGGCAAAGTTTACATTGCCGGTCATAGTATGGGTGCACAAATTGGGATGGTGCTTGCCTTGTATCATCCCGAAAAAGTAAAAGGGCTTATTCTGGCTGCACCGGCAGGGTTCGAAGAATTCACCGAGGGTCAGAAACAATGGTTCCGCAATGTAATGACACTTGAAGGTGTGAAAAGAACAACCGCTGAGGACATACAAACCAACCTGGCCTGGAATTTTTACAACCTGCCTGATGATGCCAGGTTCATGATAACCGACCGCCTCGGCATGCGCACTGCAAGCGACTTTGAAGCTTATTGCCATGCCGTAGTCCAAAGCGTGAATGGTATGGTAAACGAGCCGGTGCTTCCATTCCTCAGCAAAATAACACAACCCACGCTGATCATCTTTGGTGAAAATGATAACCTTATTCCGAACCGCTTT
This portion of the Bacteroidales bacterium genome encodes:
- a CDS encoding sodium:solute symporter, giving the protein MASSAQITGAWILVILYMTGILILVFRGAAKTKSISDYALGNILFSPVAVGLSLAASMTSAATFVINPGFIANYGISGFLSYGVFLPLAAVMSLIVLTKNFRKYGQTVRALTLAQWIGDRYNNKGYAFFMGLLALLLITFIVLIVVALSKVISSALNVNEIYVMVFIVLFVFGYMMFGGANSMVYTNTIQAIIMLVVAVILLTSGYKHFSDGFNGFFQKLLDIDPALVNVPNPGSPLFRNLYEIIFAQIVVGIAIVVQPHIITKSLLLKKESDVNRFLATAVIAEMIFFFVVFAGLYARLTFPDLTADGVPLPVDGIIPAYVVKIFAGGSLSVVIGIFVVLGLISAGMSTLEGLVQSVSTTITSDIIKPIVGKDRLNDRSLVIINKAAIVLLAVITIFLSYRQLISPKLSVGIFAQNGVYAYFSAAFIPVIFGIFVKDAKIQAPLIASITAIMVHFSVYYILPAGVNAYGWHFGAFTQFLEGSVRNPAIASSSAIVASSIVGILVYLVQRSKKDKVQSL
- a CDS encoding ketoacyl-ACP synthase III encodes the protein MRNAYIHSTGMYVPERVVPNSYFDELLGEPVSQWLIDNVQIYERRWCNENESTSDLSVRAAQSALERGKIAPEDVDLLIIATDTPEYISPSTAAKVQHLLGLKNAGSFDVNTACAGFVTALDMGSKYIRADENYNTVLVIGAYAMSKYLNMTDKKTVTLFADGAGAVILKSTTDTQRGFLSSELITHGEYEGYMGIYAGGTYQPLSEKVLTNKDHLLKFVTKFPKELNPRMWSMMIRTLCDRIGVQPNDIDHFFMTQININSIWETMDMLEVDRSKATTIMHYYGYTGSACIPIALHEADKQGKIKPGNLLMFIGSGGGLAFASAAFRM
- a CDS encoding alpha/beta hydrolase encodes the protein MAQKMKRSNNKSFMNAPSFNSFEDIPYPFAVKKVKVSPDVEIAYADEGSGTETIIFIHGLGSYLPAWKKNIEVLKTDFRCIAIDLPGYGKSSKLPHDGTMTYYAGIVSQFIEKLDLGKVYIAGHSMGAQIGMVLALYHPEKVKGLILAAPAGFEEFTEGQKQWFRNVMTLEGVKRTTAEDIQTNLAWNFYNLPDDARFMITDRLGMRTASDFEAYCHAVVQSVNGMVNEPVLPFLSKITQPTLIIFGENDNLIPNRFLNPGATAKIAEKGASLIPNNKLVILPKTGHFVQFESYGEFNKEIKEFISRF
- a CDS encoding long-chain fatty acid--CoA ligase; amino-acid sequence: MIAVFDWFERWADYTPDKVAASEYETGREFTYAQIHNLSGHIAFWFEKELNLGKGDRIAMLAENCLEYIALFAVAQKTGVILVPLNYRLTEMELDHLLSDCEPTLAIVEEKFIPKVQNSSRYGEIRLKVRMEDFSQRCNSLIASGETSNYKSRELHENDPVFLIFTSGTTAFPKGSVYTHKMLFWNSINTQMRLDLTSSDRSINCAPPFHTGSWNVLETPFLHHGAYTLMMKNFNADVVLDALEKYELTIFWAVPTMLKMMADSAVFEKADLAKVRYVIVGGEAMPIPLIEKWHQKGILVRQGYGLTEVGPNVTSLNHQDAIRKQGSIGKPNFYYQVKLVDEQNIESPPGETGEFVIKAPTVTPGYWNNEEATRNTIVDGWFHTGDLMRCDEEGYYYVVDRLKNMYISGGENVYPAEVERVLLTHPAVEAVIITGVPDEKWGESGKAFVVRKKGIEVSEEMLINYCRERMAKYKIPKYVDFLDELPKNDAGKIDRKKLKN